From a single Stackebrandtia endophytica genomic region:
- a CDS encoding amidohydrolase, with translation MTDKTTLYRNGHVLSPAFPAATALAVTGTKISWLGVDADAPSCDETVDLAGRLVTPAFVDSHAHVTGTGSSLSGLNLSRVKNATELLDAVSAAAEKLPRTAIVIGAGWDETEWDDPRLPTREEVTRAVDGRRAYLSRTCGHTGIASAALLLERPELSEMEGYHETGVLTLYAHRHARTAASAAIPETQRTDWQRAALRRAAELGIAAIVECGMPSDGSGGGEADFTGLLALADAESLPRVYGYWGELAAAGKARELGAHACAGDLSVDGSIGAHTAALRDPYSDADTSGHAYLSAEDVEQHIINCAGYGMQGGFHAIGDQAIQNVITGVAAAAQTLGLETVRAGRHRVEHAEMLDKSLIAGFVTFGLYASVQPSFDARWGGADAMYATRLGTERAMASNPFGSLAGVGVPLALGSDSPVTPLDPWGGVAAAVNHRNPVQGLSPTAAFAAHTRGGWRALGDDSAGVLVPGSPATLAVWDRTEAGLPDLSGDAPLPTCRRTVLDGETIFDEENQ, from the coding sequence ATGACTGACAAGACCACCCTGTATCGCAACGGACACGTTCTCAGTCCGGCCTTCCCCGCCGCCACCGCGCTGGCGGTGACCGGGACCAAGATCAGTTGGCTGGGCGTCGACGCCGACGCACCCTCCTGCGACGAGACCGTCGATCTGGCCGGGCGCCTCGTGACTCCCGCGTTCGTCGACTCGCACGCCCACGTCACCGGTACCGGCAGTTCGTTGTCGGGCCTGAACCTGTCGCGGGTCAAGAACGCCACCGAGTTGCTGGACGCCGTGTCGGCTGCCGCCGAGAAACTGCCGCGCACCGCGATCGTGATCGGGGCCGGATGGGACGAGACCGAATGGGACGATCCGCGCCTGCCCACCCGTGAAGAGGTGACCCGGGCCGTCGACGGTCGTCGGGCATACCTGTCACGCACCTGCGGGCACACCGGGATCGCTTCGGCGGCGCTGTTGTTGGAGCGCCCCGAACTCTCCGAAATGGAGGGTTACCACGAGACCGGCGTCCTCACCCTCTACGCGCACCGCCACGCACGCACCGCGGCGTCGGCGGCGATTCCGGAGACGCAGCGCACCGACTGGCAGCGTGCCGCGCTGCGGCGGGCGGCCGAACTGGGAATCGCCGCGATCGTGGAATGCGGTATGCCCTCCGACGGATCGGGTGGTGGCGAGGCCGACTTCACCGGTCTGCTGGCACTGGCCGATGCCGAGTCACTGCCCCGGGTCTACGGCTACTGGGGCGAGTTGGCCGCCGCCGGCAAGGCCCGTGAACTGGGTGCCCACGCGTGTGCGGGCGACCTGTCGGTGGACGGATCGATCGGCGCGCACACCGCCGCGCTACGCGACCCTTACTCCGACGCCGACACCTCCGGCCACGCCTACCTGTCGGCGGAGGACGTCGAGCAGCACATCATCAACTGCGCCGGATACGGCATGCAGGGCGGTTTCCACGCCATCGGCGACCAGGCCATCCAGAACGTGATCACCGGTGTCGCCGCGGCGGCCCAGACCCTGGGGTTGGAGACGGTGCGCGCCGGACGCCACCGCGTCGAGCACGCCGAGATGCTGGACAAGTCGTTGATCGCCGGGTTCGTCACCTTCGGGTTGTACGCCAGCGTCCAGCCGTCGTTCGACGCCCGTTGGGGCGGTGCCGACGCCATGTACGCCACTCGGTTGGGAACCGAGCGCGCGATGGCCTCCAACCCGTTCGGCTCGCTGGCCGGTGTCGGTGTGCCATTGGCCCTGGGGTCGGACTCCCCGGTGACACCGTTGGATCCGTGGGGCGGTGTGGCGGCGGCGGTCAACCACCGCAACCCCGTCCAGGGACTGTCACCGACGGCGGCCTTCGCGGCGCACACCCGCGGCGGCTGGCGCGCCCTCGGTGACGACAGCGCTGGCGTTCTGGTGCCGGGCAGCCCCGCCACCCTCGCGGTGTGGGACCGGACCGAGGCGGGACTTCCCGATCTGTCGGGTGACGCGCCCCTGCCAACCTGCCGTCGTACCGTGCTCGACGGTGAAACCATCTTCGACGAGGAGAATCAGTAA
- a CDS encoding L-erythro-3,5-diaminohexanoate dehydrogenase, with protein sequence MSPIGLHRVVSPPGVLPQAATRLDADPTPGRDEVLIRVQRLNLDAASYRQLHTAHDGDGTAIRDAVAGIITERGKMHNPVTGSGGMLIGTVEAVGPDSPLGLAVGDRVATLVSLTLTPLRITDGLADWDGLSEQVPCDGHAVLFARSIAARLPDNESDELALAVFDVCGAPALTSRIVRRHRTLTGQSPTVAVLGAAGKSGSLSLAAARDGDAAQTIALVRDDAEAGLIREAKLADHVAVADATNAVATAEAVTAATGSGADITVVCVDVPGCEHGAILSTAQGGTIIFFSMATSFPAAALGAEGLAADVEMIIGNGYTPGHADYALSLLSTVPSIRSMFEARLAAD encoded by the coding sequence TTGTCCCCGATCGGGCTTCATCGGGTCGTCAGCCCGCCGGGAGTTCTGCCGCAGGCGGCGACCCGCCTCGACGCCGACCCCACCCCGGGCCGTGACGAGGTGCTCATCCGGGTGCAACGGCTGAACCTCGACGCCGCCTCATACCGTCAACTGCACACCGCCCACGACGGCGACGGCACCGCCATCCGGGACGCGGTCGCCGGGATAATCACCGAGCGCGGCAAGATGCACAACCCGGTCACCGGCTCCGGCGGAATGCTCATCGGCACCGTCGAGGCGGTCGGACCCGACTCCCCGCTGGGACTGGCGGTGGGCGACCGCGTCGCCACCCTGGTATCTCTGACCCTGACCCCGCTGCGCATCACCGACGGCCTCGCCGACTGGGACGGACTGTCGGAACAGGTGCCCTGCGACGGGCACGCGGTCCTGTTCGCCCGCTCGATCGCCGCACGACTTCCCGACAATGAGTCGGACGAACTCGCGTTGGCCGTCTTCGACGTATGTGGCGCGCCCGCATTGACCTCACGCATCGTTCGGCGCCACCGCACCCTCACCGGACAATCGCCCACGGTCGCGGTTCTGGGTGCGGCCGGAAAGAGCGGCAGCCTGTCGTTGGCCGCAGCCCGTGACGGCGACGCCGCCCAGACCATCGCGCTCGTCCGGGACGACGCCGAGGCGGGGTTGATTCGTGAGGCCAAGTTGGCCGATCACGTCGCCGTCGCCGACGCCACCAACGCGGTCGCCACCGCCGAAGCGGTCACCGCGGCAACCGGTTCCGGCGCCGACATCACCGTGGTGTGCGTGGACGTCCCCGGCTGCGAACACGGCGCCATCCTGTCCACCGCCCAGGGTGGCACCATCATCTTCTTCTCCATGGCCACCTCCTTTCCCGCTGCCGCGTTGGGCGCGGAGGGGCTGGCCGCCGACGTCGAGATGATCATCGGCAACGGTTACACCCCCGGCCACGCCGATTACGCGCTCTCCCTGTTGTCGACCGTTCCCTCGATCCGCTCGATGTTCGAAGCCAGGTTGGCGGCAGACTAG